A window of the Microbacterium sp. AZCO genome harbors these coding sequences:
- a CDS encoding 3-oxoacid CoA-transferase subunit B, with amino-acid sequence MSTRITREELAARIAADIAEGSYVNLGIGAPTLVANYLPADQEIILHTENGLLGMGPAPDAEHVDPDLINAGKQAVTALDGAAYFHHADSFGMMRGGHLDVCVLGAFQVSETGDLANWSTGAPGAIPAVGGAMDLAIGAKAVYVMTDLLTKTGESKLVTACSYPLTGVGCVTRVYTDHAVFDVTPDGFLVREAFGDNTVESLAALTGLALRQAQGPQGD; translated from the coding sequence GTGAGCACGCGCATCACCCGTGAGGAGCTCGCCGCCCGGATCGCGGCCGACATCGCCGAGGGGTCGTACGTCAACCTCGGCATCGGGGCGCCGACCCTCGTCGCGAACTATCTGCCGGCCGATCAGGAGATCATCCTGCACACCGAGAACGGGCTGCTCGGCATGGGTCCCGCCCCCGACGCCGAGCACGTCGACCCCGACCTCATCAACGCCGGCAAGCAGGCCGTCACCGCGCTCGACGGTGCCGCCTACTTCCACCACGCCGACTCCTTCGGCATGATGCGCGGCGGGCACCTCGACGTGTGCGTGCTCGGCGCGTTCCAGGTGAGCGAGACCGGCGACCTCGCGAACTGGTCGACCGGCGCGCCCGGCGCGATCCCCGCCGTCGGCGGCGCGATGGACCTCGCGATCGGCGCGAAGGCCGTCTACGTCATGACCGACCTCCTCACCAAGACGGGGGAGTCGAAGCTCGTCACCGCCTGCAGCTACCCGCTCACGGGCGTGGGTTGCGTGACCCGCGTCTACACCGACCACGCGGTCTTCGACGTGACGCCGGACGGCTTCCTCGTGCGCGAGGCGTTCGGCGACAACACGGTGGAATCCCTCGCAGCACTGACCGGACTCGCCCTTCGACAAGCTCAGGGACCGCAAGGAGATTGA
- a CDS encoding IclR family transcriptional regulator C-terminal domain-containing protein, which produces MAALGEASDFVQSLARGLAVIRAFDAEHAALSLSDVARRADMPRAAARRFLRTLETLGYVMSDAREFRLTPRVLELGFSYLSALSLPEIVQPHLERLSREVDESVSAAVLDGSDIVYIARVPTRRIMSVRITIGTRFPAYATSMGRVLLAGLPEEERDAAVAASRIEKLTDRTVASTGELATELARVRDHGWALVDGELEPGLRSVAAGVRGRDGRVVAALNVSTSATRDSVEHLVDAYVPPLLATAAAIEAELRLV; this is translated from the coding sequence GTGGCGGCGCTGGGCGAAGCGTCGGACTTCGTGCAGTCGCTCGCGCGCGGGCTCGCGGTCATCCGCGCGTTCGACGCCGAGCACGCCGCCCTGAGCCTCAGCGACGTCGCGCGCCGCGCCGATATGCCCCGCGCCGCAGCGCGCCGGTTCCTCCGCACCCTCGAGACGCTCGGCTACGTCATGAGCGATGCCCGCGAGTTCCGGCTCACCCCACGAGTGCTCGAGCTGGGCTTCAGCTACCTCTCGGCCCTGTCGCTCCCCGAGATCGTGCAGCCGCACCTCGAGCGCCTCTCGCGCGAGGTCGACGAGTCCGTGTCGGCGGCTGTGCTCGACGGCTCCGACATCGTCTACATCGCGCGCGTCCCGACCCGTCGCATCATGAGCGTGCGCATCACGATCGGCACCCGGTTCCCCGCCTACGCGACGAGCATGGGCCGCGTGCTCCTCGCGGGACTGCCCGAAGAGGAGCGGGATGCCGCGGTCGCGGCATCCCGGATCGAGAAGCTCACCGACCGCACCGTCGCAAGCACCGGCGAACTGGCGACCGAGCTCGCCCGCGTCCGCGACCACGGCTGGGCGCTCGTCGACGGCGAGCTCGAGCCCGGCCTGCGATCCGTCGCCGCCGGAGTGCGCGGTCGCGACGGGCGGGTCGTCGCCGCGCTCAACGTCTCGACCAGCGCGACCCGCGACTCGGTCGAGCACCTCGTCGACGCGTACGTGCCCCCGCTCCTCGCGACCGCCGCGGCGATCGAGGCCGAGCTGCGGCTCGTGTAA
- a CDS encoding DUF6379 domain-containing protein: MLLERDLIQSTGFRNVLDGGEVTGFQLRVRIPNYRGLYASLIDGISVRVGDLVDVAHDVPLWTFAGTTYTLQQLWDSDDVRWPLEEAAVVTVPFPGGLPEGTHEVSVEVLLRASYIPIEHQPSRTRSSRWVTLTSENDGGPFRYGVSLYSYTDDFNTVLGLDTAMAAIADLGATGIEILGEGHVPGYPNPSSAWIDEWFRLLDVYGLEPTNMGSWIDTRLHSSGANGRDMAADEGAAALQRDLRLAKQLGFRFVRPKIGVVTSDLVPHPIWTESVERSLDLAAELDVVIAPEIHSPTPIKHPVVDDYIDLIQRTGTQHFGLLIDTGIFQDRPIPLRPGETRETRPAFLDGLGVDPADLAAIGEYVVFVQAKFHDIDEHREDQQIPWRPVLQVLKDAGYTGYLSSEYEGVREPWRSLEQVRRQHSIMREIASHLD; the protein is encoded by the coding sequence ATGCTTCTCGAAAGAGATCTCATCCAGTCGACGGGATTCCGGAACGTGCTCGACGGCGGTGAGGTCACCGGCTTCCAGCTGCGGGTGCGCATCCCGAACTACCGGGGGCTGTACGCCTCGCTCATCGACGGCATCTCCGTACGCGTGGGCGATCTCGTTGATGTCGCCCACGACGTGCCGCTCTGGACCTTCGCGGGCACGACGTACACGCTGCAGCAGCTCTGGGATTCGGACGACGTGCGCTGGCCCCTCGAGGAGGCGGCGGTCGTCACCGTCCCCTTCCCCGGCGGCCTGCCGGAGGGCACCCACGAGGTGTCGGTCGAGGTGCTCCTGCGCGCCTCGTACATCCCCATCGAGCACCAGCCGAGTCGCACGCGCTCGTCGCGCTGGGTCACCCTCACGTCGGAGAACGACGGCGGCCCCTTCCGCTACGGCGTGAGCCTCTACAGCTATACGGACGACTTCAACACCGTCCTCGGGCTCGACACGGCGATGGCCGCGATCGCGGACCTCGGCGCGACGGGCATCGAGATCCTCGGCGAGGGACACGTGCCGGGCTACCCGAACCCGTCGAGTGCGTGGATCGACGAGTGGTTCCGCCTCCTCGACGTCTACGGCCTCGAGCCCACGAACATGGGGTCGTGGATCGACACGCGCCTGCACTCGAGCGGCGCCAACGGCCGCGACATGGCGGCCGACGAGGGCGCCGCGGCGCTGCAGCGCGACCTCCGCCTCGCGAAGCAGCTCGGCTTCCGGTTCGTGCGCCCGAAGATCGGCGTCGTGACGAGCGACCTCGTGCCGCACCCGATCTGGACCGAGTCGGTCGAGCGCAGCCTCGACCTGGCCGCCGAGCTCGACGTCGTCATCGCGCCCGAGATCCACTCGCCGACGCCGATCAAGCACCCGGTCGTCGACGACTACATCGACCTCATCCAGCGCACCGGCACGCAGCACTTCGGACTGCTCATCGACACGGGGATCTTCCAGGACCGGCCGATCCCGCTCCGCCCCGGCGAGACCCGCGAGACGCGCCCCGCGTTCCTCGACGGGCTGGGGGTCGACCCCGCCGACCTCGCCGCGATCGGCGAGTACGTCGTGTTCGTGCAGGCGAAGTTCCACGACATCGACGAGCACCGCGAAGACCAGCAGATCCCCTGGCGACCGGTGCTCCAGGTCCTCAAGGACGCCGGGTACACCGGCTACCTCTCCAGCGAGTACGAGGGGGTCCGCGAGCCGTGGCGCTCCCTCGAGCAGGTCCGTCGTCAGCACTCCATCATGCGCGAGATCGCGTCCCACCTCGACTGA
- a CDS encoding FAD-dependent monooxygenase produces the protein MPAGRRILIVGGGPAGLTAALGLTRAGHEVEIAEIEDRLAPAGVGVLLQNSPLRALQSLGLTDEILANGWPHGPVHMATADGHVFDTATPPPLGALAQPI, from the coding sequence ATGCCTGCCGGCCGACGCATCCTGATCGTGGGCGGTGGTCCCGCCGGCCTGACGGCGGCGCTCGGCCTCACGCGGGCGGGGCACGAAGTGGAGATCGCTGAAATCGAGGACCGCCTGGCCCCCGCCGGCGTGGGCGTGCTCCTGCAGAACTCGCCGCTGCGGGCGCTGCAATCCCTCGGGCTCACCGACGAGATCCTGGCGAACGGCTGGCCGCACGGGCCCGTGCACATGGCCACCGCCGATGGACACGTCTTCGATACGGCGACCCCGCCTCCGCTCGGCGCACTGGCTCAGCCGATCTGA
- a CDS encoding LysR family transcriptional regulator, which translates to MTDQPLLSRLDLNLLVALDALLTERSVTRAAERLHLSQPALSASLGRLRTHFNDPILARRGNTYELTPLALRLTEHTTTALDAARRVFESQAIWTPHDSTREFSIYGSDYGFATMGKAVSRLAAEEAPGVRFRFMLHNPSIVDDAVTRLRSVDGMVIPHGHLTELPYMDLWRDGWIVVASDTNDRIGDELTMEVLGELPWVFTFQTRTAFTSAARQLQQLGIEPHVEAVVESFLALPHFIAGTDRLGLIQASLTDYASSVSGIRVLEPPFDATPVVNALWWHPVHGRDPEHTWMRGLFEQAAALVGEGPGALVQRA; encoded by the coding sequence GTGACCGATCAACCGCTTCTCTCTCGGCTCGACCTCAACCTCCTCGTCGCGCTCGACGCGCTCCTCACCGAGCGCAGCGTGACCCGTGCCGCCGAGCGTCTCCATCTCAGCCAGCCCGCGCTCAGCGCTTCGCTCGGACGGCTGCGCACCCACTTCAACGACCCGATCCTCGCTCGCCGCGGAAACACGTACGAGCTGACCCCGCTCGCCCTGCGGCTCACCGAGCACACCACCACGGCGCTCGACGCCGCACGCCGCGTCTTCGAGAGCCAGGCGATCTGGACTCCGCACGACTCCACGCGCGAGTTCTCGATCTACGGGTCCGACTACGGCTTCGCCACCATGGGGAAGGCCGTGTCCCGCCTCGCGGCCGAGGAGGCGCCGGGCGTGCGCTTCCGCTTCATGCTCCACAATCCCTCGATCGTCGACGACGCCGTGACGCGGCTGCGGTCGGTCGACGGCATGGTGATCCCCCACGGCCACCTCACAGAGCTGCCCTACATGGACCTCTGGCGCGACGGATGGATCGTCGTCGCCTCCGACACCAATGACAGGATCGGCGACGAGCTGACGATGGAGGTGCTGGGCGAACTGCCGTGGGTCTTCACGTTCCAGACCCGCACCGCCTTCACGTCGGCGGCCCGGCAGCTGCAGCAGCTGGGCATCGAGCCCCACGTCGAGGCCGTCGTCGAGAGCTTCCTCGCCCTTCCGCACTTCATCGCGGGCACCGACCGGCTCGGTCTCATCCAGGCGAGCCTCACGGACTACGCCTCGAGCGTCAGCGGGATCCGCGTCCTGGAACCGCCCTTCGACGCGACGCCCGTCGTCAACGCCCTGTGGTGGCATCCCGTGCACGGTCGCGACCCCGAGCACACGTGGATGCGCGGGCTCTTCGAGCAGGCGGCGGCCCTCGTCGGCGAGGGCCCGGGCGCGCTCGTCCAGCGCGCCTGA
- a CDS encoding DUF222 domain-containing protein produces the protein MNPVVDQLASVAAQLATTVGLPLREGGFRGFDDADVIEVLRTASHLQRILDGVLIEAVGEVEARSEIATRDERLTSRLGCHDVNELVERVTRVSRQTASRYRKAAKGLRREPSITTGDLLDPRLPALRSALVDGIVGVDGVLAVAGPLLDMDRRVAHEDVLTADAILAAHARGEAPDGAPPASADLLRVHAQTWATFLDQDGAEPRENLATHYRGVTLGTPSARGVPIRGNLIPDVAAQLQRIFDAVNAPALSVRFTDPYVEAEDGEGVPVDTRTRAQKQHDALATALSVAAASEQLPTIGGAAPTLVVSVRDEDLAAGGGEGHAHETDMPLSPAAVRRVGCAGVIQRVTLDQRGGIRRLGTEERVFNRHQRRAIALRDGGCIIPGCGVPAGWCEIHHVTDHALGGPTHTDNGVLLCWYHHRYLDRSGWTIRMNKGVPEVRAPLWFDPHRRWRTATKSKTRLLETVRRQ, from the coding sequence ATGAACCCGGTCGTCGATCAGCTCGCGTCGGTCGCCGCGCAGCTCGCGACGACCGTCGGCCTTCCCTTGCGAGAGGGCGGGTTCCGCGGTTTCGATGATGCCGACGTGATCGAGGTTCTGCGGACCGCCTCCCACCTGCAGCGCATACTCGACGGTGTCCTCATCGAGGCGGTCGGCGAGGTGGAAGCCCGCTCCGAAATCGCGACGCGCGACGAGCGGCTGACCTCCCGGCTCGGCTGCCACGACGTCAACGAGCTCGTCGAACGCGTGACCCGGGTGTCACGCCAGACCGCGTCCCGGTATCGGAAAGCGGCGAAGGGACTGCGGCGCGAGCCATCCATCACCACCGGCGACCTACTCGACCCCCGCCTGCCCGCCCTGCGCAGCGCACTCGTCGACGGCATCGTCGGCGTCGACGGGGTGCTCGCGGTCGCGGGCCCGCTGCTGGACATGGACCGTCGGGTCGCGCACGAGGACGTTCTGACGGCCGACGCCATCCTCGCCGCGCACGCCCGTGGCGAAGCACCCGATGGCGCCCCACCCGCCAGTGCCGACCTGCTCCGCGTGCACGCGCAGACCTGGGCGACCTTCCTCGACCAGGACGGCGCCGAACCCCGCGAGAACCTCGCGACCCACTATCGCGGCGTCACACTCGGCACCCCCTCCGCCCGCGGGGTCCCGATTCGCGGGAACCTGATCCCCGACGTCGCCGCGCAACTGCAGCGCATCTTCGACGCCGTCAACGCCCCCGCGCTGTCGGTCCGCTTCACCGATCCCTACGTCGAGGCGGAAGACGGGGAGGGGGTCCCGGTCGACACGCGCACCCGCGCCCAGAAGCAGCACGACGCACTGGCCACCGCGCTCAGCGTCGCCGCCGCCAGCGAACAGCTCCCCACCATCGGCGGTGCCGCTCCCACCCTTGTCGTCTCCGTGCGCGACGAAGACCTCGCCGCCGGGGGCGGCGAGGGTCACGCCCACGAGACCGACATGCCCCTCTCCCCGGCCGCCGTCCGCCGCGTCGGGTGCGCCGGCGTCATCCAACGCGTCACGCTCGACCAGCGCGGCGGCATCCGCCGCCTCGGCACCGAAGAACGCGTCTTCAACCGCCACCAGCGCCGCGCGATCGCCCTCCGCGACGGCGGCTGCATCATCCCCGGCTGCGGCGTCCCCGCCGGATGGTGCGAGATCCACCACGTCACTGATCACGCACTCGGCGGGCCCACGCACACCGACAACGGCGTCCTCCTCTGCTGGTACCACCACCGATACCTCGACCGGTCGGGGTGGACGATCCGCATGAACAAGGGCGTCCCCGAAGTCCGGGCACCGCTCTGGTTCGACCCCCATCGACGGTGGCGCACCGCCACCAAATCGAAGACCCGCCTGCTCGAGACTGTGCGAAGACAGTAG
- a CDS encoding 3-oxoacid CoA-transferase subunit A, protein MIDKTVQDAVTAVAGIPDGSTVMIGGFGRAGQPVELIDALIAQGASGLTIINNNAGNGDTGLAALLAAGRVKKIVCSFPRQTDSWVFDGLYRDGKIELELVPQGNLAERIRAAGAGIGAFFSPTGVGTELAEGKEAREIDGRQYVLEYPIKADFALVSALKGDRWGNLVYRKTARNFGPIMASAATTTIVQVDEIVPLGSLDPENVVTPGIFVDRVVAVGERRWLSDGEFVGGVDLEGRPVADPSTASAAAQKGADQ, encoded by the coding sequence GTGATCGACAAGACGGTTCAGGATGCCGTGACCGCCGTCGCCGGCATCCCCGACGGATCGACCGTGATGATCGGAGGCTTCGGCCGCGCGGGCCAGCCCGTCGAACTGATCGACGCCCTCATCGCGCAGGGCGCGTCGGGCCTCACGATCATCAACAACAACGCGGGCAACGGCGACACCGGCCTCGCGGCGCTGCTCGCGGCCGGGCGCGTGAAGAAGATCGTGTGCTCGTTCCCCCGGCAGACCGACTCCTGGGTCTTCGACGGGCTCTACCGAGACGGGAAGATCGAGCTCGAGCTCGTGCCGCAGGGGAACCTCGCCGAGCGCATCCGGGCTGCCGGTGCGGGGATCGGGGCGTTCTTCTCGCCGACGGGAGTCGGGACCGAGCTCGCCGAGGGCAAGGAGGCCCGCGAGATCGACGGCCGGCAGTACGTGCTCGAGTATCCGATCAAGGCCGACTTCGCCCTCGTCAGCGCCCTCAAGGGCGACCGCTGGGGCAACCTCGTGTACCGCAAGACGGCCCGCAACTTCGGCCCGATCATGGCGTCGGCTGCGACGACGACGATCGTCCAGGTCGACGAGATCGTGCCGCTCGGGTCGCTCGACCCCGAGAACGTCGTGACGCCGGGCATCTTCGTCGACCGCGTCGTCGCCGTCGGCGAGCGGCGCTGGCTGAGCGACGGGGAGTTCGTCGGCGGGGTCGACCTCGAAGGCAGACCCGTCGCCGACCCCTCGACGGCCTCGGCGGCCGCACAGAAGGGAGCCGACCAGTGA
- a CDS encoding hotdog domain-containing protein, whose amino-acid sequence MTTPTLAPRTAGRDDRITLRFMTTPADTAAGGRSVAAGSVMEWIDKAGYACAVGWSGAYCVTAYVGNVRHRRPIAPGSLVEVQARLVYTGRTSMHVVVTVSSAEVETRAYTPATTCILIFVAKGADGRPTEVPAWEPVSRSDHKLAAAAIERMESRSEIKRLMLDEDYAAPTETPRVTLRFLVPPGVVNWGGKAHGGTVMRWIDEAAYAAAASWSRDGEDASAAVAVYSGGIHFFAPVRIGDLVEVEARIIYTSAHSMHVSIVVSSADPRAPRDLTLTTQCMSVFVVPGADGVAQPVPQWTPTAAADVRLWEHAREIVRLREDIVPIPASLTLEP is encoded by the coding sequence GTGACCACGCCCACGCTCGCCCCCCGCACCGCCGGGCGCGACGACCGCATCACGCTGCGGTTCATGACGACGCCCGCCGACACCGCCGCGGGCGGCCGCTCTGTTGCGGCGGGGAGCGTCATGGAGTGGATCGACAAGGCCGGCTACGCCTGCGCCGTCGGCTGGTCGGGCGCCTACTGCGTCACGGCCTACGTCGGAAACGTCAGGCACCGCCGTCCGATCGCTCCGGGCAGCCTCGTCGAGGTGCAGGCGCGACTCGTCTACACCGGTCGCACGAGCATGCACGTCGTCGTGACCGTGTCGTCGGCGGAGGTCGAGACCCGGGCGTACACGCCGGCGACGACCTGCATCCTGATCTTCGTCGCCAAGGGCGCCGACGGACGGCCGACCGAGGTTCCCGCCTGGGAGCCGGTGTCGCGCTCAGACCACAAGCTCGCCGCCGCCGCGATCGAGCGGATGGAGTCGCGCAGCGAGATCAAGCGGCTCATGCTCGACGAGGACTACGCCGCACCCACCGAGACGCCGCGGGTCACGCTGCGGTTCCTCGTGCCGCCGGGTGTCGTCAATTGGGGCGGCAAGGCGCACGGCGGCACCGTCATGCGGTGGATCGACGAGGCCGCCTACGCGGCGGCCGCGTCGTGGTCGCGCGACGGCGAGGATGCGAGCGCCGCCGTCGCCGTCTACTCGGGCGGCATCCACTTCTTCGCGCCCGTGCGCATCGGCGACCTGGTCGAGGTCGAGGCGCGCATCATCTACACGAGCGCGCACAGCATGCACGTGAGCATCGTCGTCTCGTCCGCCGATCCGCGCGCGCCGCGCGACCTGACGCTCACGACGCAGTGCATGAGCGTCTTCGTCGTCCCGGGTGCCGACGGCGTGGCGCAGCCCGTTCCGCAGTGGACGCCGACGGCTGCCGCCGATGTGCGGCTGTGGGAGCACGCGCGCGAGATCGTGCGCCTGCGCGAGGACATCGTCCCGATCCCCGCCTCGCTGACGCTCGAGCCGTAA
- a CDS encoding thiolase family protein, which produces MTATHIYDAVRTPFGRAGGALSGVRPDDLAAVVMKATVERTGLDPARIEDVIFGDANQAGEDNRNVARFGALLAGFPTSVPGVTVNRLCGSSVEAVIQGSRAIEAGDADIILAGGVESMSRAPFVVEKSPKPFPAVGNPTMWNTSIGWRMVNPAFPKEWTISNGESAEKLAQIYGISREAQDEFALRSHRLAAEAWAAGAYDGEIVQVPGAELSRDEGIRDDTTLEKLGTLRALFAKDGTVTAGNASPINDGASAVLLGKEGAVDAEPLARITGRGVFGNDPDVFGVAPVEAANRALARAGRTWADVDFVELNEAFASQSLACVQLWDGLDPEKVNIHGGAIAIGHPLGASGGRIIGHAAHELKRRGGGVAVAAICIGVGQGLAVVLER; this is translated from the coding sequence ATGACCGCAACCCACATCTATGACGCCGTCCGCACCCCGTTCGGCCGCGCCGGCGGTGCGCTCTCGGGCGTCCGCCCCGACGACCTCGCCGCCGTCGTCATGAAGGCGACGGTCGAGCGCACGGGCCTCGATCCCGCCCGCATCGAGGACGTCATCTTCGGCGACGCCAATCAGGCCGGCGAGGACAACCGCAACGTCGCGCGCTTCGGGGCGCTGCTCGCGGGCTTCCCGACCTCGGTTCCGGGCGTCACCGTGAACCGCCTCTGCGGCTCCTCCGTCGAGGCCGTCATCCAGGGATCGCGCGCGATCGAGGCCGGGGATGCCGACATCATCCTCGCAGGCGGCGTGGAGTCGATGAGCCGGGCGCCGTTCGTCGTCGAGAAGTCGCCGAAGCCGTTCCCCGCCGTCGGCAACCCCACGATGTGGAACACGTCGATCGGGTGGCGCATGGTCAACCCGGCCTTCCCGAAGGAGTGGACGATCTCCAACGGCGAGTCCGCCGAGAAGCTCGCCCAGATCTATGGGATCTCGCGAGAGGCGCAGGACGAATTCGCCCTGCGTAGCCACCGCCTCGCCGCGGAGGCGTGGGCCGCGGGCGCCTACGACGGCGAGATCGTGCAGGTGCCCGGTGCGGAGCTCTCGCGCGACGAAGGCATCCGCGACGACACGACCCTCGAGAAGCTCGGAACGCTCCGCGCCCTCTTCGCGAAGGACGGCACGGTCACCGCCGGCAACGCCTCGCCGATCAACGACGGCGCCTCCGCCGTGCTGCTCGGCAAGGAGGGGGCGGTGGATGCCGAGCCCCTCGCCCGCATCACCGGTCGAGGCGTCTTCGGCAACGACCCCGACGTGTTCGGCGTCGCGCCCGTCGAGGCCGCGAACCGCGCGCTCGCCCGCGCCGGCCGCACGTGGGCCGACGTCGACTTCGTCGAGCTCAACGAGGCCTTCGCGTCGCAGAGCCTCGCCTGCGTGCAGCTGTGGGACGGGCTCGACCCCGAGAAGGTGAACATCCACGGCGGTGCGATCGCGATCGGCCACCCCCTTGGCGCATCGGGCGGACGGATCATCGGCCACGCCGCCCACGAGCTGAAGCGCCGCGGCGGGGGAGTCGCGGTCGCGGCGATCTGCATCGGCGTCGGGCAGGGCCTCGCGGTCGTCCTGGAGCGCTGA